A genomic region of Metopolophium dirhodum isolate CAU chromosome 1, ASM1992520v1, whole genome shotgun sequence contains the following coding sequences:
- the LOC132937402 gene encoding uncharacterized protein LOC132937402: MYESVTLSLTGNTTILSTNYFPSLNVYEDSEIALLSLQTCNSFPNIINPTNNRLRIKSIPPDRIAKIQFFVPVECRDIEDINKYMVEELSQVNKVYGTKLTFSVRIDPVDFRTYIKCNGILNFEHPYSIAPVFGYRKKVCGPFHEEHRSDKAANLNTINSIKVMCNIAHGSFNNQLQSHSIYEFFPSGRRGTKVVQSPVNLIYYRLNKTDINSITVQLVDQNNNPIDNFNETLTVVLHIKRHGSHH, encoded by the coding sequence atgtatgaatctgttacattaagtttgactggaaatacaactatattatcaacgaattattTTCCGTCCCTAAATGTTTACGAggattcagaaatagctttgttatctttgcaaacgtgcaattcatttccaaatattataaatccaactaataaccggctgagaataaaatcaattcctccagatagaatagcaaaaattcaattttttgtaccaGTCGAATGCCGTGACATagaagatattaacaaatatatggtaGAAGAGTTATCTCAAGTTAATAAAGTCTACGGAACAAAGCTGACATTCAGTGTACGTATTGATCCTGTCGATTTTagaacgtatataaaatgtaatggaatactaaactttgagcatccgtatagtatagcacctgtttTTGGGTATAGAAAGAAAGTTTGTGGACCGTTTCATGAAGAACATCGATCGGATAAAGctgcaaatttaaacacaattaattctataaaagtaatgtgtaatatagcacatgggtcattcaacaaccaacttcaaagccattcgatatatgagtttttcccaagtgggagaagaggaacaaaggttgttcaatctccggtaaaccttatatattacagattaaacaaaacagatattaattcaattactgttcagttagttgaccaaaacaataatccaattgacaattttaacgaaacgttaacagttgttctgcatattaaacgtcacggatctcatcattaa